The genomic window GTTAAAGAAGGCCAGCTAGGTGATCAGGTTGGAACTGGACAGTGTGGAGGCAGTGTCGGAattccttgagtccaagtggacgtttgtgccaaatttgaagaaattccctgaaggcgttcctgagatatcgcgttcacgagaatgaGATGGACGGACAACCCCAAAACAATGCCTCCGGCCATggctgtgccgtcgcggaggcataaaaacaaatgacacaCTCTGTAGGGCTAACACAAAGTAAATGAATGAGGAACACACTACTTAGCTAACAAGCCCCATCTTGATTTCCATCTAGTTCCGTTTATGTTTTTTGTGGATTCAGATACTATGTTCTGGGGCCCCTGGGAGCCGTATTTGAGTGAGGCTGTTGGCGTATAGTCACTGAGACACCTGTAGAGCGATGTGTAATTGGCAAGCACGTGGCAGTCCAGCTCGTTCTCGCACCAGCAATCTGTCGCACACAGGGCTCTGATAACATTTTTATGCCCCTAAGTTAAAAattttaggagcacactaatacATCCTTTAGTAGTACATGCGCCCCTAAATTATCTGTCCAGTTAGCATGCATTGGTTTTGAGAAGCAAATGCTCATAATAATGGGAGCACTGTACAGCCCTGCTACAGCGCAGATTAACTTTAATACGAACAGAACCAGCTTCGGTAGCGGCAAGATGGAAGCCAGATATGTATAACAGCCTGTGATCGGTGTTGCAGCGATGGTAGGGATACAACTACAAACAGCCTGTCCAAATTGGGCAGAGGTGAAAAATCCAGGTTTAGAAAGTAAGTCTttcccagtattttgtttcCTGGATTTGGTAatcagcacaattcttcagccaggtaAAACAAgtcagtgaaatcagctggctgagttcatgggtggaaaaaacacatttcaggacttttactttctgacccccgGACTTTCCACCTCAGGAATGGGAggaaaattgtcattttttttttttacaaaaactaGAGCATTGCCCATAATTGAGAAAGATCACAATCTGCCTTCAtgcagcctcccccccccttccatttcATTTGTACGGCTTGTTTGATAAAGCTTGTCCAACCAAGCCATGGCAGTAACTGCGGAGGGGGTGCCATGAGGATCAAATAGAAATTTTGATCGAAACGCTCTTTTGATGCATTATCAAGATATACTGTCCATGACCTATTTTCAGTGAGGACATCTGTGATGTTTGTGTCTGAAGTCCAGTGCAATAATAGTACTCAGTTACACATTACATCATCTCTTCTTCATTAGCTTTCACCTCATTTGCTTATGCCTATGAAAGTGCCTATGAAAAGCTGAGACTAAGACTGTAGCAGTATCGCCAcaaatgtgataaatatttaaaagtggCGTGTTCCAAGAAGTGAAAAGCTGCGAATGTGATCGTCAGATTAATGGTAACGTCTGTTGGAGCTAATAGCAGTCCATGCATGACCTTCCAGTTGAGCTGGGCGCCATTCTGAAAAGACGCAACAAAGCAAATCACCTTTTCAGATCGTCCTCCGATTCCGACCCCGAGGATGATGACTGCTTCTTAagcttcttctctttcttcttcttcttctttttctccttcttactcttcttttcctttttgccCTTCTTTTTGCTCTCGTGTCTGGCAGAGAAAAAATGCAAGACATGTTGGCTGTTGGCAAGTGGAGTCACGCACACTCTGACCACCAGCGTATCCGGAAACTCAACACTGACACTTAAAGTTAAACTGATAACCTGTCTTTTTAGCCTGATAGATCTTCAATATTGTCCCTACAAAAATTCCAACACATTTTCACCACAGCACCCACTCATCTTTTAATCCAATTTTCCTTACCCTATAGAATGCTTTACTTGTTGACATTCTCTGTACAGTGactgtcaataataataataataatacactacattactaaaataaaaatctttagaTAGTAGATTTGGTGATTTGTGTGGCAGCAGCACCTTAGTTCATCAGTTTCTTGGTTTTTGGTGTCTGAAGTCTTGATGCTGGAAACTTCCTGATGGCCTTCGGGTTTATGATGCTGTAAAATTATTGAATATGATCAAAAGACTCATTTTGAATTGACTAATTAAAAGCCCTTGCTCTTGGGCAGGGCTGATAAATTACAGATAAAGCAAACATCACACTCACTGTGAAAACTGGCAAGCCCATTTTTGCTGCTTCCTTCTCCTGCTTGGACATCATCACTCTTCTTGATCCCAAACTAATTCACAGAGAAAACTGGTCAGTTCAAGACAGATATTCCATTTACACTTCCTCTGATGGATGCTCTCTACCTAAGGAACTCTCGAACATTAAGAGAACATACATGAACAGTATATATAACgtatataaatgttaaattaaacttggctcttaaaatatattctatttCAGAAAGGTTTCAGGGTCAAGTGGCACACAACGGAAGATTCATGAAgcaaaaattcaattcaatttttcaattcaattttatttgtatagcgcttttaacaaaggagctttgtcacaaagcagctttacagagaaccggcccccaaagagtaagtctagggcaacagtggcaaggaaaaactccctgactgatagcaggaagaaaccttgagcagaaccggactcagagaaggaacccatctgccgcgggcaggtaccggtttgttatggaaaatctCAAGACATTTGTTTCATCAATGACTGTGTGTACAACAACAATCAAACCACTTAACCGGCAGTTAGGCACTCCATTATGTTTATCAGTCAGCCCTCTAAATGCAGTAGTCatctcaaattaaaatacagcatCCCATGGCGCATTTTGTCCAGCATTCCCTACCATAACCTTCCATtacaaatgtatacacacatggTATCATGCATGGCACACAATATACAGCAATGGGAATAAACAAAGGTTCCCCTGTTTCAGGACTAACTATAACTGAGTCCCAACCATAGCTGCACCCCAAGCCACCAGGACAAATAATCTGTGCGAACACTTAAGAGctcattttacaaatgtgtcCCTGGAAAGACCATCTGCCATCACTGTCGGTCAACTCGATGCAATTTGTGACAAGGGTTTACTATGGTCTATCAATAAATGGTCAACAACGAGACTGATTCAGTCACCCCGAGCTGCCGAGACCTGAAACGCGGTCCACGTCTCTGCCGTCGCTttctgctgccccctccctcctgcacaCGTCCGCCAAATCCTGAAAGACAATGCAGATGCACAGTCCAAGTTGAAACTGCCTCTTAAAGTAAGTGGCTCATATGAATAATGGGAACCACTGCTGCAATGTGTGAATGAACAGACACATAACAGAAGTGTATAACAAAGTTTTGTAAAAAGCAGCTTGGTAAAACTGGCCTAACTGTGCCAGGAAATTTAAATTTGGATTTCCACTCAATTTTAGCTCCTGccacatatttaaaatagaaGTAAGCCTTGACTGAGATAAAGTAAGGAATCAAATCTGATTCAGGGCATTTCAACCTGGGGTctgcaaaaaacataaaataaacactattaTTATAGAACAAAGCATATAATTCAGCCTACAATGAAAACATCAGCATGTAAAGGTGTCCATAACTTATCTACCTTATCTATGATACAGGCAACTAAGTGTGTAATTATGTTATTTTCCACAATACTGCAGACATGTTcgctttaatacatttttgtgcaaGCCACATATAGGACAAAAGCTCTGATGCTTTCATGCTTTTAATGACAAACCTCTTTGGTCAGACCAGTTGGTTGTCTTTTCAAATTCTTGTAACCTctgtgaaaagaaaagttgGTTAGTCTTGGGGCCTTCTTTCAGGAGAAAAAGCCTTTACATGTTTTGCAGATGTCGTGACCATTCCTGTGCCTCTGCAGAAACGGTGTGGCTACTTACAAGGCGGCCATCAAAGCCTCTTGTTCCGCCTCCCGCACAGCAGCAAGCTCCTCCTCCTTTGATACTGATGCTCTGCCGTGCTTGTCTTTGGCATACCAAGTTAGGTCGCGACCCTTCTGCCATCGGCCTACTGGGGCCATGAGAGAGTTGCCTGTGGAAAAAAGCACGCCAGGGTTTTTACATAAATGTCAGCGATTAAGTTATATTAGGAAATGCACTTTGTGCGTTTTGGACACATTTGCTTCGTGGTGGATGGTGTTGTGGTCCTGACGTAGTTTACGTTTCCTAATCTTgcaaaatacatgaaaacacGCTGCACAGAATATGAAGAATAAATCCTAAATTGAGAACTAGTTTTGTACTCGGTTTTCCTGAGATGATAGgttacatgaacacacaaacaataccGCATTACACAGTGAATATGTAATGCTATTTTGGACTGTAATACAATAAAATCAACTTCACTTTGCATTTCTCAACAAACATTACGAAAGTAACGTTAAATTTACTAACGTTAAATTCTAGATTGGTGGAATCTAGGAGATGCCGGACATTAGTTACTACATTGGAATACTACTTCGCTAAATAATTAGCCTATATGGGTTACTTTCTCTAAGTATTTAATTTCGTAGCGTGAATACAGGCAGCATTCAAATGGCACCGAAACGGGTGTGCATACAACTTGAAATACTGACAGGGTGGATCGGCATCCCGGCTCTACACGCATAGTGCATTCAGTTAGATTGCCAGCATTCGATGTGCCAAAGGAAGAAGTGTGGTTTCAATTTCAACATAGATTTCCTGATAGGGGATGTAATGAGGGACAACACAAAGGAAAAAGGTAAGACGCATAATATGCTAACGTGACTTGTCGCAATTTTTCCACAGGTTATACCAAGACATAGGTAAAATGTTTCGCTATTAATATCAGCCGCCACCCGCGTAGGTTAGTCTAGCTCAGACAGCTAGCGACTGGTGGCTAAATATTAGTTGATCCGGAACATTATCACGGCGACACCTAGGAAAATAACGTTGGTTTTTCTACGTGGTGCATCTaaactttaaataatttcagtacACTGAAGCAAGAGACATGcgaccacacgcacacataggaTCCAGTTAAAGGTAGTTGACCCAACTAGCTAAGTTAACGTTTGATGATTAACACGTTTCCACACTATTTTAGCTAGCAAACGTTAGCTAAAATAGACAGGTCCTTACCCAGCTATAGGTAATATTAGGTAACCATTAGCTATCTAAACGATACTGGAACATCGTCAGGcatgttattattatcaacAATATATTTCATATGTTACCAAACTTAAACCAAAGAGTTGTCTTACCCAAGTAGTTTTCCCTGTGTTTGTCGCCTTTCACATCATCCCAGTTGAACTGATCTTGTCCACCTCTCACACCTCCAGATCTCGATGaaccaaacatttttatgttataTGCGAGATATCTGTGAATTTGTGTTGATACAATCTCTGAATTTGATATAATGAGACTGATTAGCTACTTGACCAACACTAGCTTTGTCTACACATGCTTCTCCCGCTTTGCGGCCTTCTGTGTGTCCATCCGGGGAGTTTCCTAAAACCTCCTTGGAGGACGTCGTACTTGATAATGCAAGGTAGCTAAATCAACATCTAGCAGAGTGGAGACGAATAGAAGTTCACATATGTTAAAGTAGtcgtttcatttattttcttggcttgttttgatatatattttcttaGCAACAGCAGCTAATCTATTTATTAGCCAGCGTTAGCCAGCTATTTCCGCCCTTTAGTGACCCGAATCTCAGCCAGTCTTGTTAACCCAGCGAGTCTGTGCGCATGTAGAACACATCCGTATGCTGCcgtcttcatttttattgtctCCACTCAGCATTGTTTGAAGGGAGGGAAATTCAGAAATTGAAATTAAGTAATGTTGTCCGTGATTCGTGGAAGTATTCGGCGATGACGTGTGGTTAACTTATTTTAATGCCATCGTGGACAATTTAATGGCTGGAACTGTCTTAATACATTCCGATTGTTCTTGCGCTTCAAATCTTTCAGAAATTCCTAACCTCCTCCGTTCCGTTTTTCATCAAGGGCTTCGTTGAAATGGCCACATGCGCTGAATTAATTTCTGACAACAATAATGGGTTCCACTTTTGACTTAAGTTTTGTTAGTTTGTCAAACTTCAAACAATTCTGTCTGTAAAACTTAGCTGACTGAATTTTTGCTGAAATCTGAAAGGCATCAACTGAAACTTTAAGTAGTCAAATTTGTCAGATTTACAGAAATAGGAACATTTGGTCGGATCGCGACATATATAAATCTGTTTAGTGCTGCCATTTAAACTAGCTTTTGAGGAAAAAGTGAGTATCTTCTAGCTAGCTAGACCCAGTATCAGTCCAGATCACTGGCTATCAACTGGCGTTAATATGGCATTGGTGCAGTTGGTGTTGGTAAAATTATATTGAACACCGTGGTTGTTTATCACGTTGCCTCCCAATTTGACGCAATTTTGAAACCGTATTATTCCTCTGTAAAGTTAACCTTAAccggaaaaacaaacaaagtctGTCCCTTTAAAGGCAAGTAAAATCCATAGAGTTGCCAtggcatttaattttattcGTCTCACTGTGATGACGTCGGTGCAGTATCTAATGGCTCTCACGCGGAAGGCAGTTATTTCAAGAcggagtggtggtggtggagaaaTTCTTAAGATTCTGTAGCAGTTTCTTTCCAGATGTATTTAAAGCTTTTCTCCAGAATTTTTTCaggtaagtttaaaaaaaatatattaaatgctGTCTGATGTGAAACAATAGAATTGCAGTCATATCATAATCTCTCACTGTAACTGTCTTGTTTGCGTTATTGTTTTGCTATTTTCAATGCAGTGCCCACGAAGTACTACTTGTTAGGTTGCTACGTAACTAGCATTGACTAGCTACCATTGTGGTAACGTTAAATGAATGATGCTGAGTCGTGTTAAGTAGTACTCCACAATATTGCAGATATgcacaataatgttttttttttatgaaatgagATTGAGTGCTAATTTGATTCGCTAGCCATTTAGTTAGTTGTATAGATATTGTCTTGATTCATTTGTTAAACATTTGTTAACCATTAAATTACCTAACCTTATTCATTCACACTGGATCCATTATTGATGTTGTAGTACATAGGGTTAGTGGTCTTGTATAACGTCAGATTAAGACGAATAGTTTTTTATGGTCCTTGGATTTGAAACCTTCACAACATGTGCTGAATTTATCTTTAACTCTGGCACTGTGATGCGATGACCTACTAAATTTGTGCACCATTGATATGTATGCTTCCAGATGTAGGTTCATAACACAGATCAGAAATTGAGACCAAATGTGAAAAGACAATTTTACCAGTATTGGATGTTACTGTTTGTATTCAAAGTGGAATCAGATGACTGTACTCATGTgacaatataaattaaattagaacACTTCCCCGTATTTACTGAATCAGCCGTCTTtacattgtgtgtttttgcaggCAGTACTGTCATTAAATCTAATTAGAGACTTGACTTATTTTGCACGATGAGGAGAAATATTGATCAATTACAATTTGTTGGTTCCCTGCAGGTGGAACTACTTTTTCTGTTAGAACGATTTTCATTGGGATCCTTACCACATGATTGTAGAAGATGACTGGTAGCCAAGTGTTGGTctcaaatttgcaaaaaaaactccaaaaaacatGGGTATTCCCACCCAGCTGTTCTAGCAACTCAGCTTAGACTACTCACATCCTAATTCCAACccattaggctatatgaaaGAAAAGGAATCTGATCTCGGGCTTGGGACAGAATCTCTCTATAAACTGCAtactaaattattttcaaatccTGCTGGAAGGAGGAATTCTTGATTTCCtggcactgaaaatgaattgttcTCAAAAAATTTccatctgtcattttttaagGTCAAGATTTGCTTGAAGCTGGAAAAGTGTAAAACCATGGTTCTAGATTTGTGTAAACACAGAAATCCAGATATAAACATTTCTGTCCTCTTACAGGAAGTTAATTTGGCTACATGTGAATTTAACTTACAGATACAGGTATTTGAGGTACTGGAAGTTTCAGACAACCTGACTTTTTCATATGACATTAGAAGGAGGTGATATGCAAAtatggaatgtgttttttcaaaAGGCGTAACCTTTTTCTGTGATAGAAAAAAGAATCCAGGAAAACAAGACACAAAAGCTAAAGTTCATTGCATAGTTTGATATCTTAGCTAGGCGTGTTTTTACATTCAGCTTGCTGTGTATTATAATGTAACAACACTAGCAGCAACATGCAGTTTGATAGACAAATGAAACCTACTGTTGGCCGACTTGTGCTTAAAGCGAGGCATTTTCCACAACCCCATCATCCTGCAGTTGATCAGGATCATATGGCCTCACCATAGAAATATTACTGGCATCACTTTCCGCCATGGTAACTACCTACATCTGCTGGTGAGAAGTACAGTAAGAAAAATAGCAACCACACTGAAGTGCGTTTGTTTATGTAGGCTAATGCAGCctattattaattcatttgtacTGACAGGGCTGTTGAAAAGTTTTCAGGGTTGATCATTTTTTTGCTCATCTGTGTCATACAGTTGATAGAACATGCACACGTACTATAACCTGAAAATGTCTATATTTAAGATCAGGTTTCCTTTAGCTTTAAGTATCTAGAGCATTGATGGTTGTTTCAGTTGCTTGGAAATAAACCGTGTTGTAAGTGGGATGTTCAGACAACCAGTGCTATTCTTAAGCCTGTGTGGTGGAATCATACTTGGTAAGAATTGTACTCCAGTCAGACATGTGAGCGGTAGCTGTAGCTCTGATTTTGACAGGAGCACTTACTTTTTCCACCCTAAGCCCTCGAGAGGCATGCACAGAGAATGTTTCTGTCACCCGCAGCTGTGGCAGAGACCTTTTCCACAGCATCCCTGCTCGGGCGACTCCTGCAGGTCTAACAGCCCCTTTCTGGCACACAGGGCTTTTCTTTTTATCTGCGACaggcagctctatagctctgtcggtcggtcggtcggtcggtcggtcggttggcTGGTCGGTTGGTCCataaaaagtgtcccaccctgtaGTGGCCACAGTGtttgccccaggaggctgaaatttggcatggacgttggtcatgaccggaAGGTACAGTTGAGTCAccttcaggccgattgaccatgAGGGGgcatggcgatgggcgtggcctagcGCAAAAAGGCGCATagctcccgaatggattcacagatttgcacaacattttgtggaaaggtttgtcatgagccaaagaagaggtcacgtgtttgtgtgagggtgtgtgagggggcgtggcgatgggcgtggcctatgaTAAAAAGGCGCacaactcccgaatggattcacagatttgcacaagattttgtggaaaggttggtcatgaaccaaagaagaggccacatgtttgtgtgagggcgtgtgcgtggatgcatgcacacatggatgcatgtgcgtgtgcggtcgcagctattgaggatttgtgcttgtttttttgcgTTTTGACTCTCAGCCATGACTCACATTCAGTGGAGTGCGACAGAGCAGTGTGACTTTTGCTTTAATTTATAAGCTGTGGGTTTGTTGCTGCAAGTCTGGTTTCTGAGCTGTTACCTGCAAAATGGTTGCTAAAGCATATGAACTAAGAAATCTATATgcagtattttatatttaaagtggaatatttttggtcatgttgtttttgtgctgatCAGTTGATGATTCTATAAGTCAGGCTTGCCTTTACCTTTTGTTATGCTGAACACAATAATTGCAATCGCAGGAGGCAAGGAAAAATCAATGATCAACTTTTTTTGGGTTGACACAAGATGGCATTAGAGAGCTAAAGCATAAAGATGGCTATTACATGTATTGGGGCCTATATACTTTTTGACAATTTATAACGGTGGTTTACTATTCATAATACTTTAATTACAATGAAAGACTGCTTTGGTGGCAGCTCTTGTTCCGAGGAGTGAAGTAATAGGTTGGAGGTAGTCTCATTACTGTACTTGAGGAGGAGTTTCTGGGATTTGCACTATTTTGAATGACAATAATTTTACTCTGATGTAGGCCTATTTAGAATAAAATACAACTTTATACACTGCTATCCTTCCTCAAATTGTCTGTTACATTTTCATCATGTTGTACACTTCAGGTATTATTGTTTCTTAGGGCTGTCCACAGTTTGTTCATTTACAGCTCACCATATGTCTGTAGTGGCTGCAGGCTCAAAGTCAGTTTTGCATGGTCACTCTATTGCTTTAGGTTAAGATTTAGGCTGGCCAAGCTGAGATCCACAGGAAATACCCTCATTGTGGGCTGCTTTTCTGTTCACCTTGGTTCAGGAAACTTTCAGCCATGCCATGCCCCTTAATCGGTTGTCCCACTCAATTAGCTGTAGTGCCTCCGATGGCTGACTCCAGACTATCTGATGAGCTTTTGGCTATGCCTACGTGTAAACGTAATCGCCTTTTTGAGTTATTTTATTCCACTTGGCCAGTGAGCCGCATAATCTCATGCTCCACCTCCTTTCAAAGCAATTAGCGGAGGGCCAAGGGGCTGTGGCCATGGACTGGGAATCTTTACTAATGAGTATTTTCATGGAAAGTAGGCATAATTTGTGGTTCTGTTGCATTTTCCCTTTAGTATATGACATCTAATACTATGTATGAAGTGTTAATATCTATGCATTTAACATCTGCATTacagtaaaatcattttaaacactGCTTTCTAGCAGTAAAGAAAACAGTGTCGCAATGTCATTGGCACCATTAGCCTAAACTTGTTTttgagcatttaagacagtgtgTGGCTGTCTCTTTATTGCTGCACTAATTTGATAAGCAATTTTTATAGGTGTTCATTCAAATTCtgtacatgttttcattataacCTTTATTTGATCTACGTATTTAGTTTAAAGTACATGTGCCCACATTATTTACCTAATTGGTTGCTTTAGTGGTATTTAATGGATTAAAACTTGGCCTTGACTGAGTTCTGGGTTTATCCCATTTCATAGGCAAATAGGATGTTGCTTCATTAAGTATATGTGTCAGGGGTGCTCTGGGAGGTAGGGAAATTCTGAGCCCTTGGGTGCTCAACACCTGAGGTGACCCTTTGTCCCAGAAAGCAGTCTGGCGCTACGGCTGGGTGAGACACAGAAGGAGCCGCCTGGTGTATGGTTTTTGGGTTTTGGTGTGAAAGATAGTCAGTGTTTTGCTGCTATCAAGATACTGTACTAGTATAGACACTTATTATCTGTACAATTCCCAACATGCAATTGCTGATAATTCCAAATTGCTCCGAATGCTCGTTTTAATGAATGTACCGGCATGATGCACTCAAACCAGCTGGCCACTTTTTCACCCTGCGTTGATCTAACGCTCTGACCAAAACCAGTCCTCCCAGGGCTATAACGGCCGGCTATGCACTGGCCTGACCTCCAGCCACAGTCGTCAGTGACAGGTTTAGTTCCCCAGCCCTGTGCTCCCTTCATGTATGGGACTCTAAAGCAGGGGCGCTCTTGGACATTCTAGCACGCCAGTCGTAATATCAGAAGAcccatattttttcccccacctttTCAGATGGGATGCGAGCACTGCCTTTTGTCCGCTGCAATCTCACGTCCTCTTTTGTGGCCTTCGGCAGTTGGCTTCTAAAGACCTTTTGAGGATAAGCTTCTCAGCTTTATCTTTTTAAAGGCTTGCGTTTGGGTTGGTGCACAAAGCGGACGCAGGTCTTCAGTCCACAGGGAGGAAATGTAGCACCTCACACAGTAAATACATTCAGCGGTCTGGGAAAGAGATGTGCACAGGAACATTATGATGTAACTGAGCAGTTCTAGCACTGAAG from Anguilla anguilla isolate fAngAng1 chromosome 8, fAngAng1.pri, whole genome shotgun sequence includes these protein-coding regions:
- the c8h1orf35 gene encoding multiple myeloma tumor-associated protein 2; this encodes MFGSSRSGGVRGGQDQFNWDDVKGDKHRENYLGNSLMAPVGRWQKGRDLTWYAKDKHGRASVSKEEELAAVREAEQEALMAALGYKNLKRQPTGLTKEDLADVCRREGAAESDGRDVDRVSGLGSSGLGSRRVMMSKQEKEAAKMGLPVFTHHKPEGHQEVSSIKTSDTKNQETDELRHESKKKGKKEKKSKKEKKKKKKKEKKLKKQSSSSGSESEDDLKRRRKDDYRHHRHHHQDHHPSSSRQTGARLPDSHSPGGAKAEPRPRPRCSRSPSPSRQRQRHDTDSSLDRGSPAPRHSTSRRRAAPSPLGLGHKRRHDTDSD